From Psychromonas sp. psych-6C06, one genomic window encodes:
- the mdh gene encoding malate dehydrogenase, with amino-acid sequence MKVAVLGAAGGIGQALALLLKLDLPENSELSLYDVAPVTPGVAKDLSHIPTSVKVTGFGGDDASPALEGADVVLISAGVARKPGMDRSDLFNINAGIIKTLVGTVAKVSPEACICIITNPVNTTVAIAAEVLKAAGVYNKNKLFGITTLDVIRAEEFIADLKGLPAEHVRVNVIGGHSGTTILPVLSQVQGVEFTEQEVIELTERIQNAGTEVVNAKAGGGSATLSMARAASVFGIRLVQALLGKQGIIQNAYVDGGNACSPFFTQPLLLGINGIERVLPFGELSEFEEKKKGEMLAVLHDDIQKGIDFVKNS; translated from the coding sequence ATGAAAGTTGCAGTACTTGGTGCCGCTGGCGGTATTGGTCAAGCCCTAGCTTTATTATTAAAATTAGACCTTCCAGAAAATTCAGAGTTATCCCTTTATGATGTTGCACCTGTAACTCCAGGTGTTGCAAAAGACCTTAGCCATATACCTACTAGTGTAAAAGTGACAGGTTTTGGCGGCGATGATGCAAGCCCAGCATTAGAAGGTGCTGATGTTGTACTTATTTCAGCCGGTGTTGCGCGTAAACCCGGTATGGATCGCAGTGATTTATTTAACATTAATGCCGGCATAATTAAAACGCTGGTGGGTACTGTTGCTAAAGTTTCGCCTGAAGCATGTATTTGTATTATTACTAATCCAGTTAATACGACGGTTGCTATTGCTGCAGAAGTATTAAAAGCCGCGGGTGTTTATAATAAAAATAAATTATTTGGAATTACAACTTTAGATGTTATTCGTGCTGAAGAGTTTATTGCTGACTTGAAAGGTTTACCTGCAGAGCATGTACGTGTGAACGTTATCGGTGGACACAGTGGAACAACCATTCTGCCGGTTTTATCACAGGTACAGGGCGTTGAATTTACAGAGCAAGAGGTCATTGAGCTAACAGAACGTATTCAAAATGCTGGAACCGAAGTTGTAAATGCTAAAGCTGGTGGAGGTTCTGCGACGCTTTCAATGGCACGTGCTGCCTCTGTGTTTGGTATTCGATTAGTACAAGCATTACTAGGTAAGCAAGGCATTATTCAAAATGCCTACGTGGATGGAGGAAATGCTTGTTCTCCTTTCTTCACACAACCATTATTACTCGGTATAAATGGTATTGAGCGTGTCTTACCCTTTGGCGAGTTAAGTGAATTTGAAGAGAAAAAGAAAGGTGAGATGCTAGCTGTATTACATGATGATATTCAGAAAGGGATTGATTTCGTAAAAAATAGCTAA
- a CDS encoding CBS domain-containing protein, protein MKVSDVMTTRVVKVDMDDRLTVVKEILDSAPFRHLLVIEDEELQGVISDRDLLRCLSPFIGTDAESVRDTKTIDQRAHQVMTRSPITVNSDTLIREALLLMLEHTIGCLPIVDEGEIVGIFTLHDGLRALLDN, encoded by the coding sequence ATGAAAGTTTCAGATGTGATGACTACACGGGTTGTTAAAGTTGATATGGATGATCGCTTGACAGTTGTTAAAGAGATTTTAGACAGTGCTCCCTTTCGTCACCTTCTTGTTATCGAAGATGAAGAGTTACAGGGGGTAATAAGCGATCGTGATCTATTACGGTGCCTTAGCCCATTTATTGGTACTGATGCTGAATCGGTCCGAGATACAAAAACCATTGATCAGCGTGCACATCAGGTGATGACGAGATCGCCAATTACTGTTAACAGTGATACGTTAATTCGCGAAGCATTATTATTAATGCTTGAGCATACTATCGGTTGCTTACCGATAGTTGATGAAGGCGAGATCGTTGGAATATTTACCCTACACGATGGATTGCGTGCGCTGTTAGACAATTAG
- the cysG gene encoding siroheme synthase CysG, whose product MDYLPIFTKLENRPCLVIGGGEIALRKVHLLLKAGADVTVCSLAFHAKLLEKADAKQVKIIKGTFSDELLDNKWLVIAATSDKEVNQHIAECANSRQILVNVVDNPVLSSFIMPSIVDRSPIIVAISSGGKAPVLARLIRERLESLLPMHIGRLATISGEFRHQVKKTLKSVSLRRRYWEKLFGNGQLGQLLQRGQTDKAIALMTQSLTEEVAKGDVALVGAGPGDPSLLTLKALQLMQQADVVLYDRLVSSEILDLVRRDADLISVGKEAGNHEVEQSRTNEMLVEYALQGKKVVRLKGGDSFIFGRGGEELEELVASNIDFQVVPGITAASGCSAYAGIPLTHRDYAQSVTFVTGHRKQDGKQLDWKALAIKNQTLVVYMGLIQAEEIQQQLLHYGRGAETPVALINKGTTADQHVVIGKLDELSQLGGGLKGPTLIIIGEVVCLADKLSWFNPEQGHKLSRDPFLVNLA is encoded by the coding sequence ATGGATTACTTACCAATTTTTACCAAATTAGAAAATCGACCTTGTCTTGTTATTGGTGGTGGAGAAATTGCACTTCGCAAAGTACACCTATTATTAAAGGCCGGGGCAGATGTCACTGTTTGCTCTTTAGCGTTCCATGCAAAGTTACTAGAAAAAGCTGATGCTAAGCAGGTAAAAATAATTAAAGGTACGTTTAGCGATGAGCTATTAGATAATAAATGGTTAGTTATCGCCGCTACCAGCGATAAAGAGGTTAACCAACATATTGCTGAATGTGCAAATAGTCGCCAAATCTTGGTGAATGTGGTTGATAACCCTGTATTATCAAGCTTTATTATGCCTTCTATTGTTGACCGCTCTCCAATTATTGTTGCTATCTCAAGTGGCGGTAAAGCTCCGGTTTTAGCGAGACTTATTCGTGAACGTTTAGAGTCATTATTACCGATGCATATCGGCCGTTTAGCGACTATTTCGGGGGAGTTTCGTCATCAAGTTAAGAAAACACTTAAAAGTGTTTCCTTACGACGTCGTTATTGGGAAAAATTATTTGGTAATGGGCAACTTGGACAACTACTCCAGAGAGGCCAAACAGATAAGGCAATTGCATTAATGACCCAAAGTTTAACCGAAGAGGTTGCTAAAGGTGATGTTGCTTTAGTGGGAGCTGGGCCAGGCGATCCTTCTTTATTAACATTAAAAGCATTGCAGCTTATGCAACAAGCTGACGTGGTGCTATATGATCGTCTTGTTTCCTCTGAAATTTTAGATTTAGTGCGACGTGATGCTGATCTTATCTCCGTAGGTAAAGAAGCGGGTAATCATGAAGTAGAACAGTCTCGTACTAATGAAATGTTAGTGGAGTATGCACTACAAGGGAAGAAAGTAGTTCGGCTAAAAGGTGGAGATTCATTTATTTTTGGCCGAGGAGGCGAAGAGCTTGAAGAGCTCGTTGCTTCTAATATCGATTTTCAAGTCGTACCGGGTATTACCGCCGCTTCTGGCTGTAGCGCCTATGCTGGTATCCCATTAACGCACCGTGATTATGCTCAATCTGTTACGTTCGTGACAGGGCATCGTAAGCAAGATGGGAAACAATTAGATTGGAAAGCATTGGCGATTAAAAATCAAACCTTAGTTGTTTATATGGGGCTTATTCAAGCAGAAGAGATACAACAACAGTTATTACATTATGGGCGTGGAGCTGAAACACCTGTTGCGCTAATTAATAAAGGTACAACCGCTGATCAGCATGTTGTTATCGGTAAGCTTGATGAATTATCGCAATTAGGAGGTGGCTTAAAAGGGCCAACACTAATAATAATTGGTGAAGTGGTTTGTCTTGCGGATAAATTATCTTGGTTCAATCCTGAGCAGGGGCATAAACTATCAAGGGATCCCTTCTTGGTTAACCTTGCTTAG
- a CDS encoding PEP-CTERM sorting domain-containing protein encodes MIFKCLNIGLASSALLLSVTVQAVVITDTNNNSFIDTSTGLEWMDFGINNGKSYNYVASQLGQGGEYQGWSLASKDQVFTMWSNAFLGLGADYENRNEYGIGQLYAKDGQGVNGSVFTELFDIMGKNTTKYEGTAIEHNSSVGWFLGTDGLSNVHMLEWTGALFDLYNNDVVNIYDNYNYSNSYTANGDSAQSTMLVKRSVPAPTMLAIFALALIGFSLRRATKI; translated from the coding sequence ATGATTTTTAAATGCTTAAACATAGGGTTAGCCAGCTCAGCTCTACTCCTGTCTGTTACCGTCCAAGCTGTTGTTATTACTGATACCAACAATAATAGCTTTATCGATACCTCGACTGGGTTAGAGTGGATGGACTTTGGCATCAACAATGGCAAAAGCTATAACTATGTTGCTTCACAGCTTGGCCAAGGCGGAGAATACCAAGGGTGGTCTTTAGCCAGTAAGGATCAAGTTTTCACGATGTGGAGCAATGCTTTCTTAGGCTTAGGTGCAGATTATGAAAATAGAAATGAATACGGCATAGGGCAGCTTTATGCCAAAGATGGACAAGGCGTTAATGGGAGTGTTTTTACTGAACTATTCGATATTATGGGAAAAAACACCACTAAATACGAGGGTACTGCAATCGAACATAACTCTTCTGTAGGTTGGTTTTTAGGCACCGACGGGTTAAGCAATGTCCATATGCTAGAGTGGACTGGAGCGCTTTTCGATCTATATAACAATGATGTAGTGAATATCTATGATAACTACAATTATTCAAACTCATATACAGCTAATGGTGATAGTGCTCAAAGCACAATGTTAGTTAAACGCTCTGTACCAGCACCAACAATGTTAGCTATATTTGCACTGGCATTGATAGGATTTAGTTTACGTAGAGCGACAAAAATTTAA
- a CDS encoding PEP-CTERM sorting domain-containing protein produces MTLKMLTTALSALTLFIAFSASAGVITDTNNDSFIDTSTGLEWMDFGINNGQSYNYVASQLGQGGQYQGWALASKEQVYTMWANAFLGLGASDENANHSGTGQLYVSDGYGVSGSVFSETFDAMGSNIAYNIGTPYEYNYNLAWFAGNNGLSYVYKQEFTGSYYDLNRNDIAYIYDNNNYDSNLNRSYEQRSTMLVRSTVSAPATLAIFALALIGLRFRRQARR; encoded by the coding sequence ATGACATTAAAAATGTTAACCACTGCGTTAAGCGCTTTGACTTTATTTATTGCATTCAGCGCTAGTGCGGGTGTGATAACCGATACCAATAATGATAGCTTTATCGACACCTCAACGGGTTTGGAGTGGATGGACTTTGGTATTAATAATGGCCAAAGCTATAACTACGTGGCTTCACAACTCGGCCAAGGTGGTCAATATCAAGGTTGGGCACTGGCCAGCAAAGAGCAAGTGTACACAATGTGGGCTAATGCATTTTTAGGCTTAGGTGCAAGCGATGAAAATGCCAATCACTCCGGAACAGGGCAACTTTATGTTAGTGATGGTTATGGAGTAAGTGGCAGTGTGTTTAGCGAGACCTTTGATGCGATGGGTAGTAATATAGCTTATAACATAGGTACACCATACGAGTATAATTATAACCTTGCTTGGTTTGCAGGCAATAACGGGTTAAGTTACGTATATAAACAAGAATTTACAGGTAGTTATTATGACCTTAACCGAAATGATATTGCATACATTTATGATAACAATAATTACGATTCTAACCTTAACAGGTCCTATGAACAGCGCAGCACCATGCTTGTGCGTAGCACTGTCTCTGCACCTGCAACCCTAGCTATCTTCGCATTAGCCTTAATCGGCCTGCGCTTTCGTCGTCAAGCACGTCGCTAA
- the rpoD gene encoding RNA polymerase sigma factor RpoD — protein sequence MAQTPQSQLKELIIKGKEKGFLTYAEVNDHLPQDIFEPEQIEDIIQMIGDMGIKVYETVPDADEISLGEESSDTADEDAVEAAAQVLATVESEIGRTTDPVRMYMREMGTVELLTREGEIVIAKRIEEGIKEVQNSVSEYPATITGLLDNWDSYEAEEMKLTDMISGFVDPNDEMTQAVSATHIGSELTDTQLKEEDQDDDVAVEVEDEDEGPKGPCPEESAEKFAELRKLNKIVEDSIAKNGRAHAETRLAISEQAEFFQQFKLIPKQFDRMVKAIRASMNTVRTQERLVLKICVEQNKMPKKAFISLFKGNETNEAWLDAIYATEADYATRIKEFDEDLRRCIRKMINVEAETALTIANLKEISRNMSVGEAKARRAKKEMVEANLRLVISIAKKYTNRGLQFLDLIQEGNIGLMKAVDKFEYRRGYKFSTYATWWIRQAITRSIADQARTIRIPVHMIETINKLNRISRQMLQEMGREPQPEELAERMMMPEDKIRKVLKIAKEPISMETPIGDDEDSHLGDFIEDTTIALPVDCATSESLKNATNDVLEGLTAREAKVLRMRFGIDMNTDHTLEEVGKQFDVTRERIRQIEAKALRKLRHPSRSEQLRSFLDE from the coding sequence ATGGCTCAAACACCTCAGTCACAGCTCAAAGAGCTTATTATCAAAGGTAAAGAAAAAGGCTTTTTAACCTACGCCGAAGTTAACGATCACTTACCACAAGACATCTTTGAGCCAGAACAAATTGAAGATATCATCCAAATGATTGGTGATATGGGCATTAAAGTATACGAAACAGTACCCGATGCAGATGAAATCAGCTTAGGTGAAGAAAGTAGCGATACGGCAGACGAAGACGCAGTAGAAGCTGCTGCACAAGTATTGGCGACAGTTGAATCTGAAATTGGCCGCACTACAGATCCTGTCCGCATGTACATGCGTGAAATGGGTACTGTAGAACTTCTGACGCGTGAAGGTGAGATTGTTATCGCTAAACGTATCGAAGAAGGAATCAAAGAGGTACAAAACTCAGTATCTGAATATCCTGCAACAATTACCGGCTTATTAGACAACTGGGATAGCTACGAAGCCGAAGAGATGAAACTAACTGATATGATCAGTGGTTTTGTTGATCCTAATGATGAGATGACTCAAGCAGTTAGCGCAACACATATCGGTTCAGAACTAACTGACACTCAACTTAAAGAAGAAGATCAAGACGACGATGTCGCCGTTGAGGTTGAAGATGAAGATGAAGGCCCTAAAGGTCCTTGTCCAGAAGAGTCTGCCGAGAAGTTTGCTGAGTTACGCAAGCTCAATAAAATAGTAGAAGATTCCATTGCTAAGAATGGACGTGCGCATGCAGAAACTCGTTTAGCAATTTCTGAGCAAGCAGAATTCTTCCAGCAATTTAAATTAATTCCTAAACAGTTTGACCGTATGGTTAAAGCAATTCGTGCATCAATGAATACAGTGCGCACCCAAGAACGTTTAGTATTAAAAATATGTGTTGAACAAAATAAAATGCCTAAAAAAGCATTTATCAGTCTATTCAAAGGTAATGAAACCAATGAAGCATGGCTAGATGCTATTTATGCAACAGAAGCAGATTATGCGACACGTATTAAAGAATTTGATGAAGATTTACGTCGCTGTATTCGTAAAATGATTAATGTTGAAGCAGAAACAGCGCTTACTATTGCGAATTTAAAAGAGATCTCTCGCAATATGAGCGTAGGTGAAGCTAAAGCTCGTCGCGCGAAAAAAGAGATGGTAGAAGCGAACTTACGTCTAGTTATCTCGATTGCTAAAAAATACACCAACCGTGGTTTACAATTCTTAGATCTTATCCAAGAAGGTAACATCGGTCTAATGAAAGCAGTAGATAAATTTGAATACCGTCGTGGTTATAAATTCTCTACCTACGCAACATGGTGGATTCGTCAAGCGATCACTCGTTCAATCGCTGACCAAGCACGTACTATTCGTATTCCAGTGCACATGATTGAAACGATCAATAAATTGAATCGTATTTCACGTCAAATGCTACAGGAAATGGGTCGAGAGCCACAGCCTGAAGAACTTGCTGAGCGTATGATGATGCCAGAGGATAAAATCCGTAAGGTACTAAAAATAGCCAAAGAGCCAATCTCAATGGAAACCCCTATCGGTGATGATGAAGACTCACACTTAGGCGACTTTATTGAAGATACAACAATTGCACTACCAGTTGATTGCGCAACCAGTGAAAGCCTTAAAAATGCAACCAATGATGTATTAGAAGGGTTAACAGCGCGTGAAGCGAAAGTATTACGCATGCGTTTTGGTATCGATATGAATACAGACCATACGCTTGAAGAAGTTGGCAAACAGTTCGATGTAACCCGTGAGCGTATTCGTCAAATCGAAGCGAAAGCATTACGTAAACTACGCCATCCAAGTCGAAGCGAACAATTACGTAGCTTCCTAGATGAGTAA
- the dnaG gene encoding DNA primase, with product MAGRIPQNFIDDLIARTDIVELIDSQVKLKKKGGGYRARCPFHNGNNDSSFSVNDKQQFYHCFNCGASGNALTFVMEYEGLEFVDAIETLAGQLGLEVPREASIQSGGKPAPYIDRKDSYLLMDDIAKYYQQQLLQHKNSEKVISYLKARGLTGETAKHFKIGYAPEGWDNICKRFSRSTETNKQLQEAGMIKLRDSGGSYDFFNDRLMFPILDRRGRVVGFGGRVFDNQEPKYLNSPETPLFHKGKELYGLYQVKQAHKDIERILVVEGYMDVVALWQYGIDYAVASLGTATTPDHIHTLFRHSSEIVCCFDGDKAGRTAAWRALENALPYIQDGRTLRFMFLADGEDPDSFVQKEGKESFERLIGQSLPLSDFLFQQLLAQVDMSSSDSKTKLAQLAIPLISRLNTSIFRQMMEERLTKLLGIELEGLQKLLPKEQGDEKKTVKNKTTPMRLAISILLQHPNIAYGLPEFPEFKEIQLPGLNLLNSLLDICRVNPNITTGQLLEHWRETPESKQLNQLAVWQNDVQEDKYEDLFLDILERFLNLHLNNEIEYLKQKARSNEALTTQETQQLAILLSEQKQN from the coding sequence ATGGCTGGACGTATTCCACAAAATTTTATCGATGATCTTATTGCACGAACAGATATCGTTGAACTAATCGATAGCCAAGTAAAGCTGAAAAAAAAAGGGGGAGGGTATCGCGCACGTTGCCCTTTTCATAATGGTAACAATGACAGCAGTTTTTCGGTTAATGATAAACAACAGTTCTATCACTGTTTTAACTGTGGAGCCAGTGGCAATGCCCTGACCTTTGTTATGGAATATGAGGGCTTAGAGTTTGTAGATGCTATCGAAACCCTAGCAGGTCAACTTGGCTTAGAAGTACCAAGAGAAGCATCCATTCAAAGTGGCGGAAAGCCTGCGCCCTATATAGACCGAAAAGACTCATACTTGCTGATGGATGACATCGCCAAATATTACCAACAGCAATTGTTACAGCATAAAAACAGCGAAAAAGTAATTAGTTACCTTAAAGCAAGAGGATTAACAGGCGAAACGGCAAAACACTTCAAAATCGGTTATGCTCCAGAAGGCTGGGACAATATTTGTAAACGTTTCTCTCGATCAACTGAAACAAATAAGCAACTACAAGAAGCTGGAATGATCAAACTGCGTGATAGTGGTGGCAGTTATGACTTCTTCAATGATCGCTTAATGTTTCCAATTCTTGACCGTAGAGGTAGAGTTGTTGGCTTTGGTGGGCGTGTTTTTGATAATCAAGAGCCTAAATATTTAAACTCACCAGAAACCCCACTTTTCCATAAAGGAAAAGAGTTATACGGGTTATATCAAGTAAAACAAGCACACAAAGATATTGAGCGTATTCTTGTTGTTGAAGGGTATATGGATGTTGTCGCACTCTGGCAGTATGGTATCGATTATGCTGTTGCTTCATTAGGCACTGCGACCACGCCAGATCATATTCATACCCTGTTTCGACATAGCAGTGAAATTGTGTGTTGTTTTGATGGCGATAAAGCCGGGCGTACCGCAGCTTGGCGAGCACTAGAAAATGCCCTACCCTATATTCAAGATGGACGCACACTACGTTTTATGTTTTTAGCTGATGGTGAAGATCCAGACAGTTTTGTGCAAAAAGAGGGAAAAGAAAGCTTTGAACGCTTAATAGGCCAATCCCTACCACTTTCGGATTTTTTATTTCAACAACTGCTAGCGCAGGTTGATATGAGCAGCAGTGACAGTAAAACAAAACTTGCACAATTAGCTATTCCATTAATCAGCCGTTTAAATACCTCTATTTTTAGACAAATGATGGAAGAACGTTTAACTAAACTGCTTGGTATTGAGTTAGAAGGACTACAAAAACTATTACCAAAAGAGCAAGGAGATGAGAAAAAAACCGTAAAAAACAAAACCACACCAATGCGTTTAGCGATCTCTATCCTCTTGCAACACCCAAATATCGCTTATGGGCTACCTGAATTCCCTGAATTTAAAGAAATTCAGCTCCCAGGGCTAAATTTATTAAATTCACTCCTTGATATTTGCCGAGTGAATCCCAATATAACTACAGGTCAGTTACTTGAACATTGGCGAGAAACACCAGAAAGCAAGCAATTGAATCAATTAGCCGTATGGCAAAATGATGTGCAGGAAGACAAATATGAAGATCTTTTTCTCGATATTTTAGAGCGATTTCTCAACCTCCACCTAAACAATGAAATTGAATATTTAAAACAAAAAGCACGCTCAAATGAAGCATTAACAACGCAAGAAACACAACAACTTGCCATACTGCTTAGTGAGCAAAAACAAAATTAA
- a CDS encoding GatB/YqeY domain-containing protein yields MSLKAKLKEQQILAMRAKDKPRLSTIRMLLAAIKQIEIDERIELDNDAVTAVVIKSVKQRKDSITQFEKAGRADLADVEKTELAILQEFLPQPLTSDEVKALIEQAIASTGASGMQDMGKVMGVLKKDISGRADMGEVSALVRASLV; encoded by the coding sequence ATGTCTTTAAAAGCAAAATTAAAAGAGCAACAAATACTCGCGATGCGAGCGAAGGATAAACCTCGTTTGAGTACAATCCGTATGTTGCTTGCTGCGATCAAACAAATTGAAATTGATGAACGCATTGAACTAGATAATGACGCAGTGACGGCTGTTGTGATTAAATCGGTGAAACAGCGTAAAGATTCAATCACTCAATTTGAAAAAGCAGGTCGCGCTGATCTTGCTGATGTTGAAAAGACAGAACTTGCTATCTTGCAAGAGTTTCTGCCCCAACCACTTACCTCTGATGAAGTGAAAGCTTTAATCGAGCAAGCTATCGCGTCAACAGGAGCAAGTGGCATGCAAGACATGGGTAAAGTGATGGGCGTACTCAAAAAGGATATTTCAGGACGAGCGGATATGGGCGAAGTAAGCGCACTCGTAAGAGCTAGCTTAGTTTAA
- the rpsU gene encoding 30S ribosomal protein S21: MPVIKLRENEPFDVALRRFKRSCEKAGILAETRKREYFEKPTTVRKRAKAAAVKRHLKKLSRENARRVRLY, encoded by the coding sequence ATGCCAGTAATTAAACTTCGTGAAAACGAACCATTTGACGTAGCACTTCGTCGTTTTAAACGTTCTTGTGAAAAAGCAGGTATCTTAGCTGAAACTCGCAAACGTGAGTACTTTGAGAAACCAACTACAGTACGTAAACGCGCTAAAGCAGCAGCAGTTAAACGTCACTTGAAAAAACTTTCTCGTGAAAACGCACGCCGCGTTCGCCTTTACTAA
- the tsaD gene encoding tRNA (adenosine(37)-N6)-threonylcarbamoyltransferase complex transferase subunit TsaD has translation MRILGIETSCDETGIAIYDDQLGLLSHQLYSQVALHADYGGVVPELASRDHVRKTIPLIKEALAQANCTKDDIDAIAFTAGPGLVGALLVGSCIGRSLAFAWGKPAIAVHHMEGHLLAPMLEDNKPEFPFLALLVSGGHTLMVQVDNIGEYTVLGESIDDAAGEAFDKTAKLLGLDYPGGPRLAKMAEKGVAERFVFPRPMTNKPGLDFSFSGLKTATAITIAQEGDDPQTQADIARAFQDAVIDTIAIKCKRALKQTGLKRLVVAGGVSANTSLREQLAILMKNNGGEAFYPRNEFCTDNGAMIAYAGMQRLKAGQFEPLAIKAKPRWPLETLISVST, from the coding sequence ATGCGAATTTTAGGCATCGAAACATCCTGTGATGAAACAGGCATTGCGATTTATGATGACCAATTAGGGCTACTTTCACATCAACTATATAGCCAAGTAGCGCTACATGCTGACTATGGTGGTGTTGTCCCAGAACTTGCTTCTCGCGACCATGTTCGAAAAACGATTCCGTTAATTAAAGAAGCATTAGCGCAAGCTAATTGCACTAAAGATGATATCGATGCAATCGCTTTTACCGCTGGGCCTGGCTTGGTCGGCGCTTTATTAGTCGGTTCATGCATTGGGCGTAGCTTGGCCTTTGCTTGGGGAAAGCCTGCTATTGCTGTACACCATATGGAAGGGCACCTACTTGCGCCGATGCTTGAAGATAATAAACCTGAATTCCCATTTTTAGCGTTGCTTGTATCTGGTGGTCATACTCTCATGGTACAGGTAGATAATATTGGTGAATACACTGTTTTAGGTGAAAGTATTGATGATGCTGCAGGCGAAGCTTTTGATAAAACGGCAAAGCTGTTAGGCCTTGATTACCCGGGTGGACCGCGCTTGGCTAAAATGGCAGAAAAAGGTGTCGCAGAGCGCTTTGTTTTTCCGCGTCCGATGACCAATAAACCCGGTCTAGATTTTAGTTTTAGTGGATTAAAAACGGCAACAGCGATCACGATAGCTCAGGAGGGAGATGATCCGCAAACACAGGCAGATATTGCACGTGCATTCCAAGATGCGGTAATTGATACTATCGCTATTAAATGTAAGCGTGCTCTTAAGCAGACGGGATTAAAACGCCTTGTTGTTGCTGGTGGAGTGAGCGCGAATACCTCTTTACGTGAACAATTAGCTATTTTAATGAAAAACAATGGAGGAGAAGCATTTTACCCGCGTAATGAGTTCTGTACCGATAATGGTGCAATGATCGCCTATGCGGGCATGCAACGTTTAAAAGCAGGGCAGTTTGAGCCTTTAGCGATTAAGGCAAAACCACGCTGGCCATTAGAGACACTAATCAGTGTTTCCACTTAA
- a CDS encoding Wzz/FepE/Etk N-terminal domain-containing protein, which translates to MKDDKQLNTATPYTNNVGVYQHPYKDDEIDLRELIKVIWDYKWFTALMCTIAIIGSVLYALNAQEWWVSKAKVVEPQLNDVVTLYSQSKQVGAILNASNSGTNRNEIKEFLGLFEPETLFSIFTDSFNSSLNKKLFLVKNETFNEYLASKNVAIPTDELTAENQLIREAYRKVLNEWMASISASLDAKSGELTLSFRSNTKSSSAKLLNDYIDFVSKDVKENQFDKFLIFVDSSKKDLSVSIDITKKRVEQSLALMLKKTEYAYQIASQAELVDYQTNLNPNKELFEINLGEKALKAKVAVLKSITDLSLIDSSISEKQITLDSLNQLQFSDERSFSPFRYLEIVEPPLARAAPKRALIVILATLLAGMLSIFIALVHYFLTKKEND; encoded by the coding sequence ATGAAAGATGATAAACAACTTAACACAGCTACACCTTACACAAATAATGTAGGTGTTTACCAGCACCCATACAAAGACGATGAAATTGATTTACGTGAGTTAATTAAGGTGATTTGGGATTATAAGTGGTTCACCGCTTTGATGTGTACCATTGCCATCATCGGCTCGGTTCTCTATGCGTTGAATGCGCAAGAGTGGTGGGTGTCAAAAGCCAAAGTTGTTGAGCCACAGTTAAATGATGTAGTGACATTGTACTCGCAGAGTAAGCAGGTAGGCGCTATTTTGAATGCTTCAAATAGTGGCACTAATCGAAATGAGATTAAAGAATTTTTGGGGCTTTTTGAGCCTGAAACTTTGTTTTCAATATTTACAGACTCTTTTAATTCATCATTAAATAAAAAGTTATTCTTAGTAAAGAATGAAACTTTTAACGAGTATTTAGCATCCAAAAACGTTGCGATCCCAACCGATGAGTTAACTGCAGAAAATCAATTAATTCGCGAAGCTTACCGTAAAGTTTTAAATGAATGGATGGCAAGCATTAGTGCTTCGCTTGATGCTAAATCGGGAGAGTTGACTCTCTCCTTTCGTAGTAATACCAAATCATCCTCTGCAAAACTTTTGAATGATTATATCGATTTTGTTAGTAAAGATGTAAAAGAGAACCAGTTTGATAAATTCCTCATCTTTGTCGATTCATCGAAGAAAGACTTAAGCGTATCTATTGATATTACTAAGAAAAGAGTAGAACAATCATTAGCGTTAATGTTAAAAAAGACAGAATATGCCTATCAAATTGCTTCACAGGCTGAGTTAGTGGATTATCAAACAAACCTTAATCCCAATAAAGAGCTGTTTGAGATAAATCTGGGTGAGAAAGCATTAAAAGCGAAAGTAGCTGTTTTAAAATCTATTACGGATTTGAGCTTAATCGATTCAAGTATTTCAGAGAAGCAGATCACTTTAGATTCATTAAATCAATTACAGTTTAGTGATGAGCGTTCTTTTTCACCTTTTCGCTATTTAGAAATTGTAGAGCCACCATTGGCGCGTGCTGCCCCTAAACGTGCTTTAATTGTTATTTTAGCGACGTTGTTAGCAGGAATGCTCTCTATTTTTATTGCACTGGTTCATTACTTTTTAACTAAAAAAGAGAATGATTAA